One window of the Betaproteobacteria bacterium genome contains the following:
- a CDS encoding DUF465 domain-containing protein has protein sequence MMVVKDQIATLRIEHRDLDEVIDRLANNPVQDDLQLRRLKRRKLLLKDQITLLEQQLVPDVPA, from the coding sequence ATGATGGTAGTGAAAGACCAGATCGCCACACTCAGGATAGAACACCGGGACTTGGACGAGGTCATAGACCGGCTCGCCAATAACCCCGTACAAGATGATCTTCAGTTGCGCCGCTTAAAACGCCGAAAACTGCTTCTCAAAGACCAAATCACCCTCCTCGAACAACAGCTTGTCCCAGACGTGCCCGCCTAA
- a CDS encoding DUF4124 domain-containing protein, whose product MSTVMRKSCAFAIGLIAVWMAASGARADIYRYYDENGVMHLTDTPPDSRYKIYIATKKEPSALRATLESVRYKRIPERLRILYHEHILAAAKTFSLEPELLHAVISAESAYNPFARSSKGARGLMQLMPETAKRYGVRNSFDPAQNIVGGAAYLKDLLLMFGNDMQLAVAAYNAGEGKVMKHGRRVPPYRETMLYVPKVMSYYRRYKGIV is encoded by the coding sequence ATGTCTACGGTCATGAGAAAAAGTTGCGCCTTTGCGATAGGACTCATCGCGGTATGGATGGCCGCGTCCGGAGCCCGCGCGGACATTTACCGCTATTACGACGAGAACGGGGTGATGCACCTGACGGATACCCCTCCGGATAGCCGGTACAAAATCTATATTGCCACCAAGAAGGAACCCTCGGCGCTTCGGGCTACCTTGGAATCGGTGCGCTACAAGCGAATCCCGGAAAGGCTACGCATCCTGTATCACGAACACATTCTCGCGGCGGCAAAAACCTTCTCCCTCGAACCGGAGTTGCTGCACGCGGTGATCTCCGCCGAATCGGCCTACAACCCCTTTGCGCGCTCTTCCAAAGGCGCGCGGGGCCTCATGCAACTCATGCCCGAAACCGCCAAACGCTACGGCGTGCGCAACTCCTTCGACCCAGCCCAGAACATCGTGGGCGGCGCCGCCTATCTCAAGGATTTGCTCCTCATGTTCGGCAATGACATGCAACTCGCGGTAGCCGCCTACAATGCCGGCGAGGGCAAGGTCATGAAGCATGGGAGAAGGGTTCCGCCCTACCGCGAAACCATGCTCTATGTGCCTAAGGTCATGAGTTATTACCGGCGCTACAAAGGCATCGTCTAA
- a CDS encoding cyclase family protein translates to MKPLRWISMVLAAQFSHTALAQSWSPPSPEQRCPSKWGASDERGAANHMNPAAVLRASKLIKTGEVIELGRVLSSDMPLFGTRRFEIHTKRTGPLMGSNKRMGNEEMVVTELGQVGTQLDMFSHQGIDGMLYNCVKSDDVATRNGFTKLGVEKIGMLYTRGVLIDVAAAKGTEALEAGYEITVADLQAALSRAGLKLEAGDAVLIHSGWSKYWGADNAKYNGNPPGIGAPAAEWLAKQDVMLFGADTYGVEVAPNPDKNISLPVHQIALVINGIFLLENMKLDELAAKKVYEFAFVVQPLKMKGGTGSTVAPVAIR, encoded by the coding sequence ATGAAACCCCTTCGCTGGATCTCAATGGTGCTCGCCGCCCAGTTCTCGCACACCGCCCTGGCGCAAAGCTGGTCACCCCCTTCGCCTGAGCAACGCTGCCCCTCAAAGTGGGGCGCCAGCGACGAGCGCGGTGCCGCCAATCACATGAATCCCGCCGCCGTCTTGCGGGCAAGCAAGTTAATCAAGACGGGCGAGGTGATCGAGCTGGGCCGTGTGCTGTCTTCAGACATGCCCTTGTTCGGAACGCGGCGTTTTGAAATCCATACCAAGCGCACGGGCCCCTTGATGGGAAGCAATAAACGCATGGGCAACGAAGAAATGGTGGTGACCGAACTGGGCCAAGTGGGCACGCAACTCGACATGTTCTCCCACCAAGGTATCGACGGGATGCTTTATAACTGCGTCAAGTCCGACGACGTGGCCACCCGCAATGGCTTTACCAAGCTGGGCGTGGAGAAAATCGGCATGCTCTATACGCGCGGGGTCTTGATTGACGTGGCGGCGGCCAAGGGCACCGAAGCGCTGGAGGCGGGCTATGAGATCACCGTGGCGGATCTGCAGGCCGCTCTGTCGCGCGCAGGCCTCAAGCTCGAAGCCGGTGATGCGGTCCTCATCCATTCAGGCTGGAGCAAGTATTGGGGAGCCGATAACGCCAAATACAACGGCAACCCTCCGGGTATCGGTGCGCCCGCCGCGGAATGGCTCGCAAAACAAGATGTGATGTTGTTTGGAGCCGATACTTACGGCGTGGAGGTGGCACCGAATCCCGACAAGAACATCAGCCTGCCAGTGCACCAGATCGCGTTGGTGATCAACGGCATTTTCTTGCTGGAAAACATGAAGCTCGACGAACTGGCGGCGAAGAAAGTCTACGAGTTCGCGTTCGTGGTGCAGCCTCTGAAGATGAAGGGCGGCACTGGATCTACGGTGGCGCCGGTGGCTATTCGGTAG
- a CDS encoding PaaI family thioesterase — MATTSSVDRFQRQTDWLLNHPFHRFAGLELVFQEPGRAWCRFTVQENAITPSGMLHPGLLYGYMDTSAYFAVLPMLEDGEQASTIDLHASIIRAAPL; from the coding sequence ATGGCCACCACGAGTTCCGTAGACCGGTTTCAGCGCCAAACCGACTGGTTACTCAACCACCCATTCCACCGCTTCGCGGGTCTCGAATTGGTGTTTCAGGAACCAGGAAGGGCATGGTGCCGTTTCACCGTGCAAGAAAACGCCATCACGCCCTCCGGAATGCTCCACCCTGGCCTGCTATACGGGTACATGGACACATCGGCCTACTTCGCGGTATTGCCCATGCTGGAGGACGGTGAGCAAGCCAGCACCATCGATTTGCATGCCAGTATTATTCGCGCGGCACCACTCTGA
- a CDS encoding SDR family oxidoreductase, with protein MRAFRLDGKVAIVTGSSRGIGRSIAEHLADAGAKVVVSSRKAAACEEVVAAIRAKGGQALSIAANIGDRAQLETLVRETRKHWGQIDIMVCNAASNPYYGPMAALPDDAFNKILQNNIVSNLWLANMVLPEMAERRDGALIIVSSIGGLKGSPVLGAYCVSKAADMQLARNLAVEWGKHNVRVNCIAPGLVKTDFAKALWDNPAYLEKVLETTPLGRIGEPEDIGAIAVFLASKAGAFITGQTIVADGGVTIAG; from the coding sequence ATGCGCGCATTCCGGCTGGACGGCAAGGTCGCCATTGTTACCGGTTCGAGCCGGGGCATTGGGCGGTCCATCGCGGAACATCTCGCGGATGCGGGGGCCAAAGTCGTCGTATCTAGCCGCAAGGCCGCTGCCTGTGAAGAGGTGGTAGCCGCCATCCGTGCAAAAGGCGGACAAGCCCTCTCGATCGCGGCCAACATCGGCGACCGGGCACAGTTGGAAACCTTGGTGCGAGAAACACGCAAACACTGGGGACAAATTGACATCATGGTGTGCAACGCCGCGTCCAATCCATATTACGGGCCCATGGCGGCGCTCCCCGACGATGCCTTCAACAAGATTCTCCAGAACAATATCGTGAGCAACCTCTGGCTCGCCAACATGGTGCTCCCGGAGATGGCGGAGCGGCGCGACGGAGCGCTCATCATCGTGTCCTCCATCGGCGGGCTCAAAGGCAGCCCGGTACTTGGGGCGTACTGCGTCTCCAAGGCCGCGGACATGCAGCTCGCGCGCAATCTGGCGGTGGAATGGGGAAAGCACAACGTTCGCGTCAACTGCATTGCACCGGGATTGGTGAAAACGGATTTCGCCAAGGCGCTGTGGGACAATCCCGCCTACTTGGAAAAAGTATTGGAGACGACTCCCCTAGGGCGCATTGGCGAACCCGAGGACATCGGTGCCATTGCCGTGTTTCTAGCGTCCAAGGCAGGAGCCTTTATCACCGGGCAAACCATCGTCGCCGACGGCGGCGTCACCATAGCGGGTTGA
- a CDS encoding acetylornithine transaminase, with translation MNECELQSLMEITARPPQVFVRGAGSYLWDHEGRRYLDYVQGWAVNCLGHSPKVITDAISQQAATLINPSPAYYNDAAARLATALTESSCFDRVFFASSGAEANEGAIKLARKFGAKFRKGAYEIITLEGSFHGRTLATMSASGKKAFEVLFEPKVPGFPKAILNDISSVKSLITDKTVAVMLEPVQGEAGVLPATDDFMRELRTLTQERGLLLIADEIQTGFGRTGKLYAYEHSGIEPDIMTLGKGIGGGVPLAALLATEQAACFEHGDQGGTYCGNPLMAAVGSAVLNEVGKAQFLKETTALGNYFTEQLKQLSAALGLGSVRGRGLLLALELGRDIGSDVVSRARDLGLLINSPRPATLRFMPALNLTRGEIDEGITILKRALG, from the coding sequence ATGAACGAGTGCGAATTGCAATCCCTCATGGAAATCACCGCCCGGCCGCCCCAGGTGTTCGTGCGCGGGGCCGGGTCCTATCTGTGGGACCACGAGGGACGCCGCTATCTGGATTACGTGCAAGGCTGGGCGGTCAATTGTCTCGGTCATTCACCCAAGGTGATTACCGATGCGATCAGCCAGCAGGCCGCGACGCTCATTAACCCGAGCCCGGCCTACTACAACGATGCCGCCGCGCGCTTGGCCACCGCGCTCACGGAATCGAGTTGTTTCGACCGCGTGTTCTTCGCCAGCAGTGGCGCCGAAGCCAATGAAGGTGCCATCAAGCTCGCGCGAAAATTCGGCGCCAAATTTCGCAAGGGTGCCTACGAGATCATCACCCTCGAGGGCTCCTTTCACGGGCGTACCTTGGCCACCATGTCGGCATCGGGGAAGAAAGCCTTCGAAGTACTGTTTGAGCCGAAGGTGCCAGGGTTTCCCAAGGCCATTCTGAACGATATCAGCTCGGTCAAATCCCTGATCACGGACAAGACGGTGGCCGTCATGCTGGAGCCGGTTCAAGGCGAGGCCGGCGTGCTCCCCGCGACCGACGACTTCATGCGGGAGTTGCGCACGCTCACCCAAGAGCGCGGTTTGCTGCTCATCGCCGATGAAATTCAAACGGGTTTCGGGCGCACGGGAAAACTCTACGCTTATGAGCATAGCGGTATCGAACCGGACATCATGACACTGGGCAAGGGCATCGGCGGCGGCGTCCCGCTGGCGGCGCTGCTGGCGACAGAGCAGGCTGCGTGCTTCGAACACGGTGACCAGGGTGGCACTTATTGCGGAAATCCCTTGATGGCGGCAGTAGGCTCGGCAGTCCTGAACGAGGTGGGCAAGGCGCAGTTTTTGAAGGAAACCACCGCCCTCGGCAATTACTTCACCGAGCAATTGAAACAACTCTCCGCGGCGCTCGGCCTGGGAAGTGTGCGAGGACGCGGATTGCTTCTGGCTCTGGAACTAGGCCGCGACATCGGTTCGGACGTGGTGTCGAGGGCGCGCGATCTGGGGCTCCTGATCAACTCTCCAAGGCCCGCGACATTGCGCTTCATGCCCGCCCTCAATCTCACGCGTGGCGAGATCGACGAAGGCATCACCATACTCAAACGCGCTTTGGGTTAG
- a CDS encoding thioredoxin family protein gives MKRSCLFLIFLLAACGLANANVSPGQMAPDFALTDINGKPQKLSAYNGKYVVLEWFNSECPFVQKHYESGNMQSLQKKFGGQGVVWLTINSTNPNSSNYRDPARSREIAKSWKLYSAALMLDGDGKVGKMFGATATTHMWVIEPSGKVIYAGAIDDKASFRQDDVKTAKNFVAFALEDSLAGRPIGVAAAPAYGCSIKY, from the coding sequence ATGAAACGCTCTTGCCTTTTCCTGATCTTTCTTCTAGCCGCCTGCGGATTGGCGAACGCCAATGTTTCCCCCGGGCAAATGGCTCCCGATTTCGCCCTCACGGACATCAACGGCAAGCCGCAAAAACTCTCCGCTTATAATGGCAAGTACGTGGTACTGGAATGGTTCAACTCCGAGTGCCCCTTTGTGCAGAAGCACTACGAAAGCGGCAACATGCAATCGCTGCAGAAGAAATTTGGTGGCCAAGGCGTGGTGTGGCTCACTATCAACTCCACCAATCCGAATTCCAGCAATTACCGCGATCCGGCCCGCTCCCGCGAGATCGCGAAAAGCTGGAAGCTGTACTCCGCCGCGCTCATGCTCGATGGCGATGGAAAGGTAGGCAAGATGTTCGGCGCCACCGCCACCACGCATATGTGGGTCATCGAGCCAAGCGGAAAGGTGATTTACGCCGGCGCTATCGACGACAAGGCTTCCTTCCGGCAGGACGACGTTAAAACCGCCAAGAACTTCGTGGCTTTCGCCTTGGAGGACAGCCTGGCCGGGCGCCCCATCGGCGTGGCGGCAGCGCCTGCGTACGGGTGCTCCATCAAGTATTAG
- a CDS encoding twin-arginine translocation signal domain-containing protein — MNKISRRRFLQLAGLAGATGLALRSKGAPMELKADCIHAWPHPVVEMAYNAFFAGLPFGVVLSTVPTQNHWLLGQTVDCRMNDSGHCPRYGPSPERVAAATFRVNWITSRVDVFGRRYTVLSNLVQTNLIPYPDP; from the coding sequence TTGAACAAGATCTCACGCCGGCGCTTTCTTCAACTAGCCGGGTTAGCCGGCGCAACGGGGCTGGCGTTGCGCTCAAAGGGCGCCCCCATGGAGTTAAAGGCGGATTGCATTCACGCTTGGCCCCACCCCGTCGTGGAAATGGCGTACAACGCCTTTTTTGCCGGACTACCCTTCGGCGTGGTCCTTTCGACGGTCCCCACACAGAATCATTGGTTACTTGGACAGACCGTGGATTGCCGAATGAATGACTCGGGTCATTGCCCCCGGTATGGGCCTTCTCCCGAGCGCGTGGCAGCCGCCACATTCAGGGTGAACTGGATCACCTCCCGGGTGGATGTATTCGGGCGCCGCTATACGGTCCTATCCAATCTTGTTCAAACCAATCTGATCCCTTACCCGGATCCCTAA
- a CDS encoding ABC transporter substrate-binding protein codes for MKPLGMIRWLVRIGALVCAGITGFAHGESAKFVFLTNWLAQAEHGGFYQAVAEGTYKRHGLEVEVRMGGPQINVLQLLLAGQVDAAMGYDLQVIKAIEQGLPLVTVGATFQKDPVVLIAHPPANSLRDLKSRTLLIGQASETTFWPWAKSKYGYTDEQKRPYAFSVQPFLVDKNVVQQGYATSEPYSIEKAGVKPVVFLLADEGYPPYAQTIVVLEKTLKDKPAAIKQFLQATAEGYKSYLSNPAPGNRLIKKANPEMEDALLAFGVARIKDYGLVAGGDAKKLGILTMSDARWKQTFDFMVNAGLVKPSVDYKKAYSLDLVKQIKVTP; via the coding sequence ATGAAACCACTCGGCATGATTCGTTGGCTCGTACGCATAGGTGCGCTGGTGTGCGCGGGAATAACAGGATTTGCGCACGGAGAATCCGCGAAATTCGTCTTCCTCACGAACTGGCTGGCCCAGGCCGAACACGGCGGCTTTTACCAGGCCGTTGCCGAGGGCACCTACAAGCGCCACGGCTTGGAGGTCGAGGTGCGCATGGGCGGGCCGCAGATCAACGTCCTGCAATTGTTGCTCGCGGGCCAAGTGGACGCGGCGATGGGCTACGATCTACAAGTCATCAAGGCGATCGAACAAGGGCTGCCACTCGTCACCGTGGGCGCCACCTTTCAGAAGGACCCCGTCGTGCTGATCGCGCACCCGCCGGCCAATTCATTGCGCGATCTGAAAAGCCGCACGCTTCTGATCGGACAAGCGAGCGAAACCACTTTCTGGCCCTGGGCCAAGAGCAAGTACGGCTACACGGACGAGCAAAAACGTCCCTACGCCTTCAGCGTACAACCTTTCCTCGTGGACAAGAATGTCGTGCAGCAAGGCTATGCCACCTCGGAGCCTTACTCCATCGAAAAGGCCGGGGTGAAACCCGTCGTGTTCTTGCTGGCTGACGAAGGCTATCCGCCCTATGCCCAGACCATCGTGGTGTTGGAGAAAACCCTGAAGGACAAGCCCGCGGCCATCAAGCAGTTCCTACAAGCCACGGCGGAGGGCTACAAGAGTTACCTCTCGAATCCCGCGCCGGGTAACCGGCTCATCAAGAAGGCCAATCCTGAAATGGAGGACGCGCTGCTCGCTTTCGGCGTGGCGCGTATCAAGGACTATGGTTTAGTGGCGGGAGGCGACGCGAAAAAGCTGGGAATACTCACCATGAGCGATGCGCGCTGGAAGCAGACGTTCGATTTCATGGTGAACGCGGGACTGGTGAAGCCCAGCGTGGATTACAAGAAGGCCTACTCCTTGGATCTGGTAAAGCAAATCAAAGTGACGCCCTGA
- a CDS encoding ABC transporter permease produces the protein MDIPVYLVPSPWVVWKTLIADWGLLARSLWITLQIAAVALLCAVLLGVTCAFLFVQSRWIEASFFPYAVLLQVTPIVAVAPLIIIWVKDPFLALVVCATLVALFPILSNTTLGLRSVDTGLLDLFQLYGASRWQTLVRLRVPSALPYFFAGLRVSSGLALIGAVVAEFVAGTGGTSSGLAYQILISGLQLNIPRLFAALALITLAGVVLFLAVSALSRWALAHWHESEIER, from the coding sequence ATGGACATCCCCGTCTACCTCGTGCCATCGCCATGGGTGGTGTGGAAGACCTTGATCGCGGATTGGGGCCTGCTGGCCCGCTCCCTCTGGATCACTTTGCAAATCGCGGCGGTGGCGCTCCTGTGCGCGGTACTGCTTGGCGTCACTTGCGCCTTCTTGTTTGTCCAAAGCCGCTGGATCGAAGCGAGCTTTTTTCCTTACGCGGTGCTGCTGCAAGTCACGCCCATCGTGGCCGTGGCGCCGCTCATCATCATCTGGGTGAAAGATCCGTTTCTCGCCCTGGTGGTGTGCGCCACCCTCGTGGCCTTGTTCCCCATCCTTTCCAACACCACCCTGGGATTGCGCAGCGTGGACACGGGTCTGCTCGACCTGTTTCAGCTTTATGGCGCGAGCCGCTGGCAAACGCTGGTACGCTTGCGCGTTCCCAGCGCTTTGCCTTATTTCTTCGCAGGCCTTAGAGTATCGAGCGGGCTCGCGTTGATCGGAGCCGTGGTCGCCGAATTCGTCGCTGGCACTGGAGGTACCTCCTCGGGTTTGGCCTACCAAATTTTGATTTCCGGTCTGCAACTCAATATTCCGAGACTGTTCGCCGCGCTAGCGCTCATCACGCTGGCCGGTGTTGTACTTTTTCTCGCGGTGTCGGCGTTGTCCAGATGGGCGCTGGCGCACTGGCACGAGAGCGAGATTGAACGATAA
- a CDS encoding ABC transporter ATP-binding protein, whose translation MPAYIELRQVEKRFPNGVHALAGVDLAIESGEFTTLLGPSGCGKSTLLRIIAKLTQPSGGQILLNESLGRHRVAFVFQSATLMPWANVERNVRLPLELAGLGDTEDRAGHALGQVGLLDFRHAYPRELSGGMQMRVSIARALVTEPALLLMDEPFAALDEITRHRLDMDLRNLWRRQNLTVLFVTHSIYEAVFLSNRVVVVSARPGRITGEEHIESSVVRNEDFRVTQQFAQHARRLSALLAKAPATEMG comes from the coding sequence ATGCCGGCTTACATAGAACTGCGCCAGGTCGAAAAACGTTTTCCCAATGGCGTGCACGCTTTGGCGGGCGTTGATCTCGCGATAGAAAGCGGGGAGTTCACGACACTCCTAGGCCCATCGGGCTGCGGCAAGAGCACGCTTTTGCGGATTATCGCGAAGCTCACCCAACCCTCTGGCGGGCAGATTCTCCTGAACGAATCCTTGGGCCGTCATCGCGTCGCGTTTGTGTTTCAAAGCGCCACCTTGATGCCCTGGGCAAACGTGGAGCGCAATGTCCGGCTTCCCTTGGAGCTGGCGGGCCTTGGGGACACGGAGGACCGTGCCGGGCACGCTCTCGGCCAAGTGGGATTGCTCGATTTCCGCCACGCCTACCCGCGCGAACTGTCCGGAGGAATGCAAATGCGCGTGTCCATCGCCCGGGCGCTGGTCACCGAGCCTGCTCTGCTGCTCATGGACGAACCCTTCGCGGCGCTCGATGAAATCACCCGCCACCGGCTAGACATGGATCTGCGCAATCTGTGGCGGCGCCAAAACCTCACGGTCCTCTTCGTCACGCACAGCATTTACGAGGCGGTGTTCTTGTCCAACCGGGTGGTGGTGGTGTCCGCGCGCCCTGGCCGCATTACCGGGGAAGAGCACATAGAAAGCTCGGTTGTGCGAAACGAGGATTTTCGCGTCACCCAACAATTCGCCCAACATGCCCGGCGCTTGAGCGCGCTTCTCGCCAAGGCGCCCGCGACGGAGATGGGTTGA
- a CDS encoding TlpA family protein disulfide reductase: MGSIGTYSIVQRREFLLAVPGLLVATPARAVPELDQPAPALNGRFFNGEPFDLAAMRGNVVLVNYYSSYCKFCAYEIGNLETFQEQYLAKGLEVIVLGVDSPEDCHRVERMTGIYNLRATMVHELESNGFGRRYPTPTAFVMDRGGVLRVRIVGAKTPRRFSEEVVPLLN; the protein is encoded by the coding sequence ATAGGAAGCATAGGGACGTATAGCATCGTGCAACGCCGGGAGTTCCTCCTCGCGGTACCAGGGCTACTGGTCGCAACTCCAGCGCGGGCCGTGCCGGAGTTGGACCAGCCCGCGCCCGCGCTCAACGGCCGGTTCTTCAATGGTGAGCCCTTCGATCTCGCCGCCATGCGCGGCAATGTGGTCCTGGTGAACTACTACTCCAGCTACTGTAAGTTTTGCGCTTACGAAATCGGCAACCTTGAGACTTTCCAAGAGCAATACCTCGCGAAGGGACTCGAAGTGATCGTGTTGGGAGTGGATAGCCCAGAGGACTGCCACCGGGTGGAACGCATGACCGGCATCTATAATCTGCGTGCCACCATGGTGCATGAACTGGAGTCCAACGGCTTCGGTAGGCGCTACCCCACGCCGACCGCTTTCGTCATGGACCGCGGCGGCGTACTACGTGTCCGCATTGTGGGGGCCAAGACACCGCGCCGGTTTAGCGAGGAAGTGGTCCCGCTGCTGAATTAA
- a CDS encoding methyltransferase domain-containing protein — protein sequence MDTNAIKARELASWNTVAPGWAKHAPALAKLFNPVSERMFELANLRSGQRLLDIACGAGEPGISASYKVGRLGRVWGVDFSEEMVNYAQARVKELGLSNVDFQVADGETLQVPGNIFNACTMRWGLMFMPEPERCLSAARSALQDDGKIVLTCWAAPEKNPWAAIPLSIIKNYVDVPQPAPGATGIFAFADPERIRSVMHNAGLRNIQIEAFSVQGADAATGEEYFTMLRDIAGPLTTLLAKVPANEQAKLAAEVARAAAAASTVKGRVCLPGVTWIASADA from the coding sequence ATGGACACTAACGCCATCAAAGCTCGCGAATTGGCCAGCTGGAACACAGTCGCGCCCGGTTGGGCCAAGCATGCGCCCGCGCTTGCCAAGCTGTTTAATCCCGTGAGCGAACGCATGTTCGAATTGGCCAATCTTCGCTCTGGGCAACGCTTGCTCGATATCGCCTGTGGCGCGGGTGAACCTGGAATCTCGGCATCGTATAAGGTGGGGCGCCTGGGCCGGGTGTGGGGCGTGGACTTTTCCGAAGAGATGGTGAACTACGCCCAAGCACGCGTGAAGGAGCTTGGGCTCTCCAACGTCGATTTTCAGGTGGCCGATGGCGAAACCCTGCAAGTACCCGGCAACATTTTCAACGCGTGCACCATGCGCTGGGGCTTGATGTTCATGCCCGAACCGGAACGTTGCCTGAGCGCTGCCCGCTCCGCCCTTCAAGACGATGGCAAGATCGTGCTCACCTGCTGGGCCGCGCCAGAGAAGAATCCTTGGGCCGCCATTCCCCTATCCATCATCAAGAACTATGTGGACGTGCCGCAACCGGCACCGGGCGCCACCGGAATTTTCGCCTTCGCGGACCCGGAACGCATTCGCTCGGTGATGCACAACGCGGGGTTGCGCAATATTCAGATCGAAGCCTTCTCCGTGCAGGGGGCGGACGCGGCAACGGGCGAGGAGTACTTCACCATGTTGCGCGATATCGCTGGCCCTCTGACGACACTTCTCGCGAAAGTTCCCGCGAACGAGCAAGCCAAGCTCGCCGCCGAAGTGGCTCGTGCCGCCGCGGCCGCCTCCACCGTGAAGGGCCGCGTGTGCTTGCCTGGGGTTACGTGGATCGCCAGCGCGGACGCATAG
- a CDS encoding SDR family oxidoreductase, translating to MDLLKYFPVRKEDFSGPVLVTGAGGCIGSWALTILTRAHVPVAAMDLSVDTRRPALLLSEQELKGIPWHTGDIGDYGAVLATVEKVRPCAIVHLAALQVPFCKADPIAGAIVNVVGTVNVFETARKLGIKRIAYASSIAAHGAMEGHGTLPTLYGAYKHCNEQTAIVYAQDWGVGSVGLRPGVVYGVGRDQGLTSKTTVAVLAAAANRPYTVPFRGPVSWLHAGEVASAFIRAVSKDLTGAPVFDINGVATTVEDSMAIVRAIAPQANISVSGEALPFPMSLSDEPVRKHLGNYGSVPLPEGIASTYRAFQALIARGSLSSSNVN from the coding sequence ATGGATTTACTCAAGTACTTCCCCGTTCGAAAAGAAGATTTTTCCGGTCCCGTGCTGGTCACCGGGGCTGGCGGATGCATCGGCAGTTGGGCCCTCACCATCCTCACCCGCGCCCACGTGCCGGTGGCCGCCATGGATCTAAGCGTGGATACGCGCCGCCCCGCGTTGCTGCTCTCGGAGCAGGAGTTGAAGGGCATTCCGTGGCACACGGGGGATATAGGCGACTACGGGGCCGTTCTTGCCACGGTGGAAAAGGTGCGCCCTTGCGCCATCGTGCATCTGGCGGCGCTGCAAGTACCGTTTTGCAAGGCAGACCCTATCGCCGGGGCGATAGTCAACGTGGTGGGCACCGTCAATGTGTTCGAAACCGCGCGCAAACTCGGCATCAAGCGCATCGCCTACGCCAGTTCCATCGCGGCCCACGGCGCCATGGAAGGGCACGGCACGCTCCCCACTCTCTACGGCGCATACAAGCATTGCAACGAACAGACCGCCATCGTCTACGCGCAAGATTGGGGCGTGGGGAGCGTGGGGCTGAGGCCGGGCGTGGTATATGGCGTCGGGCGCGATCAAGGGCTCACCTCCAAGACCACGGTGGCCGTGCTGGCCGCCGCTGCCAATAGACCTTACACAGTGCCGTTTCGCGGGCCGGTATCCTGGCTGCACGCGGGAGAGGTGGCCAGCGCGTTTATTCGGGCCGTGTCGAAGGATCTCACGGGGGCGCCAGTCTTCGATATCAACGGCGTGGCCACCACGGTGGAAGATTCCATGGCGATAGTGAGAGCCATCGCACCGCAAGCGAATATCAGTGTATCGGGTGAGGCACTGCCCTTCCCCATGAGTCTCTCGGACGAACCAGTACGTAAGCATCTGGGAAACTACGGCAGCGTGCCGCTGCCGGAGGGCATCGCATCGACCTACCGCGCGTTTCAAGCACTGATCGCACGCGGTTCCCTATCATCCTCCAACGTAAATTAG